The sequence AGGaatcaaatcaaaatctaaGCTAAGAAAATTGGAACATGAATTGTCGACCTATAATGTGGCTCTAGAAAAATCTCTTGATAAGATCGAACGCTATAGAAATATGCTTTCTTCCAAAAAAGGTAATTTGAAGGAGTCTTTGAATGAAGCCGCCTCCCATGCTAAAGGAGATAAAACACAAGCAAGTAAAACCAAAATGTATCGTAATCTAGGTAtgcataacttttttattattactgtATTTTAATCATAAGTTACTAGTAAAACAAAATGCTCTTTGATATTTGATCATAAACAGGAGGTagaactataaaaaatatgttcgtAAAAAGTAAGTCCAGAGCCCATCATAACAAACCACATGTACAATGACTCAGTAAAATTTAATAATCGACAGcgcaaatattcatttttacaaaaatctgaattcttcgaaaaattaaagattttcttatctaaggagtagattaccttagccgtatttggcacttttgtttttggaattttgggtcctcattgctcttcatctttgtatttgttttgctttacaaccattttgatctgagcgtcactggtgagtcttatgtagacgaaatgcacgTCTGGTATATTTAATCATAATCCTGGCACCTTTGATAactcatttcaaattatttttcaccagttTTGGTATTAAAGACATTTGAACAGTGTTATTACTATTGCAAATATCAGAATTTTAATCTTATAAGCAACGTGTATTTTTGGGGCAAGTATCAACCGATAGCATTTATTTGTCTTAGTACACTTGAATATGAATCAACGTATGCATTTATTTTCAGTTCCAAGGTTTTTAGTTCCAGACAACCCATACAATATTGGATTCACTGCTGTGATAGGAACCCACAAAGAGCATTTGGCGATTCATCAGACAATAATATTTGAGAATGTTCAGACCAATGAGGGATTTGGATACAACTCCAGCTCAGGCGTGTTTAAAGCATCAGTTTCTGGACTTTATTATTTTTCCGTAGTAATCATGAGTCATGCAACTGAAGACATAGAAACAGAAATCGTCAAAAATGGATTTCCTATTGCAAGCACATATTCAGGTGATTCAACTACATGGAATGCAGGGACACAATCAACAGTTCTTCATCTTAATGTGGGAGATTCAGTTTACATTCGAATTTACAACAACCCGACAGTAAATGACGGGAATGTACGAGTGTTTGGATATGGATGGTCATCTTTTTCTGGCGTCCGTATTTCACATTaaaatacatgtctcttcaaaTTAATCTGAACTTTATTATTttggaacaaaaacaaatatgaagagTAAAAGCGttttagttgaaaaaaaatcacagataaaaaatattttgaatggcTTTATGCTACGTTTCTGAGTTTAAGGTCAAGAATAACACACCAATCAACATCAAAACATAATCTTGTCAACTTTTTATTCTAATAAAGAAAGTAATGTCCatgtaccatttttttttcaaaactaacaGAATCATTGCACCTCTGTAGGAATGCATATGAAACGGGTTTATACAGGCGACAGAAAATCACCGATgcataaattttctaaaaaatgaaagatacaAATCAATGTACCAAATTTTTTTTGAGAGAATCGCATGAACACCGTCTCTTGCTATTGATGCATCTCAGCGTTACAAAATTCACACTCTGTCATAATGTCATTATCGGGAAAAGAACACAATCGATACAATTACAGATCAGATGAGTATATTGGTATTTCAAGATCTAAGGCAAGAACTAAACTTGTTTTTGCTAATAAAGGCTAAGCAATGAAATAAGActtgaaatataacatttaattataaactagataattaaacaaaatgcaacTCAAGACTGATGGAACTAACATTATATCCAGATTTAGCTTATAGAAACTGTCGTGTCTATTGTAGATCTCAAATTGATCAAAATGTCGTAATTGTATTCTTACtgtattgattgttttatgttaAGAGCTTAGagtaattttaattagataaagcgctatataaatattgtaaataataataataataactatacaaaaaaaagaaaggtgtggtatgcttgccaatgagacaaccctccacaACAGACCTCATGACatacaaattgaaaactatCGATtaccgcacggccttcaacattatGCATAGCCCATaaaggagggacgaaagataccaaagggacttTCAAACTCATctgaaataaactgacaacgccatggctaaaaatgaaaaagacaaacagacaaacaatagaatacacgacacaacatagaaaaccaaagaataaacaacacgaaccccaccaaaaactatggGCGATCTCATATGCTCCgtaagagtaagcagatcctgctccacatgttgcacccgtcgtgttacttGTGTGATAACAAGtctggtaggtcacattcatgaaagggaaggggattttAATTACGACGTatggaacatatccgatatcatttgtgaaacggttatccCATAacgtcaaccaactcgtgatggcgcccgtaaaatttacgaaggaatgattccaacttcaccatttggaactcttggtttaacagcttccttgtgagcagcaaccctctatcaagaaaatcatgataggaaatgcaatcacgggaatatcgtatcaattgggagatatatacccgtatgcaggtgctgctgaaatgttgctacttagaaatggaaagttcacaattggaaagctgaaatcatctcttttgtcgtaaagttttgttttcaaccgaccctcattgttaACTGCTCTAGATGTAAGttaagatatgaggccgacttaactgtaccTGTAGTATTATACCCCCTTCACATACACGAATGTTTCTTACGAATGCTAACGAATCACCAAAATTTACAAGATTCGTTAAACTTTAACGAATCTTTTGCGAATAAACCACTTTTACGAGTGATTTGCGAGTGCTTTACGATTGGTTACGATTTACTAAGAATGAATGCGATGCTTTTACGATAACAGTAGACGATTCATTGCGAATAGATACGAGCAATTAACGAATGCATACGAGTGTTTTGCGAGCACAATACGAATGGTAACGATCTGATCCAAGTTTTTACGATTGGTTAACGAATAGTTTACGATAGCCCACGAACATTTGCGATTGAGTTACGAGTGTTTTacgaatgtttattttttttgcaatgggAAATGCATGCACTCATATAGATAGTAGGCCATACAGTCTCATTTATTATCCATGTAAACATTCGGAGTAACAAGACATGTCTTACGAGAGAAATAAATTATTACTCTTCCATAACTTCCTTCGACTTCTTCTTCCACTGGCACAGAGGGCAGAGGAAGAAAATCAACAACTGTTTCCTCTTTGTTTTAGGAGGAGGAGGAGGCGGACTCAACGTAGATTTTGGTGCAGGCCATGGCTCATCAGAAGAACTTTGTTTGGACAATATGACCAACTCCTGCATGAGCTTAACCGGGAAGATGCGTCTGGTTACAGAAACTTTTTAAGAGTTGATGCCGACTTGTTTGGGGAGATACTTGACAGAATTACCCCTGCAATCAGAAAAAGCTCTACCTCTTTCAGGTAAGTACTTCAATTTTCaagcaaaataaaacagaatataCATTAAGAATAATagttagttttattttgtatgctGACTATATCATATGAATATCCGACGGTGCCGAAGGACGAGGCTTGGATTTTCCGCATGATATAGTCAGTTTAGAAAACCATACTAACTGTTTTTTCAGAAATTCATATCTAAGTAAAAAGGTCAGCAaaacaatcttttaaaaaattttccTTAAGCACTTTGCTTctaaataattcaatttaataCAAAGTGAACAAAGTACGTGTTAGTAACGCCCCAAATAACGTTCGTATTCATATGGAAGTGGGTATATTAAACTGTCTTGTCTTTTGTTATTCTAATGTATGACACATTTCCAGTTTACCTTTTATGcgacaaaaaatattcttttaattgCATTGTAAgtttagataaatatttctCGTTACAGGGAACCACTTGAACCAGGACTGAAGTTAGCCGTTACACTCAGACATTTGGCTACCGGTTCCACGTATGCTGATCTTATGTATGCCTTTCGTGTTGCCCGGAACTCCATATCACTCTTTGTGCCTAAAGTCTGCGAAGCAATTTACTTAGCATACAAAGATGAAGTCATGCCGGATGAGATTACGACGGAAGATTGGATGCGTATAGCATCTGACTTTGAAAGAATATGGAACCTCCCACACGCTTGTGGTGCTTTGGATGGGAAGCACATTAGAATAAGAAAACCGCCTAACTCGGGGTCGTTATTTTTTAACTACAAACATTTCTTCTCTACAGTGATGATGGCTCTAGTTGATGCAGATTATAAGTTTATTTGGCTGAGTGTGGGCTCATACGGAAGTGCATCTGATAGCCAGATATTTAGGGACTCGGAACTACGACCAATGTTAGAAAATGGAACTTTGGATCTTCCGCCTCCCTCCCCTCTTCCAAAtggtgaaacagatattccttattttcttattggCGATGACGCATTTCCTCTCCGATCATGGATGATGAAACCCTATTCAAGAAAACGTTTAGACCACGATGAGCGCATCTTTAACTATAGGTTGTCCCGTGCACGTAGAATTGTGGAGAATGCTTTTGGCATTCTTGCCATGAGATTTCAGATTTTGATTGGAACTATGCAACAACTGCCAGAAACAGTAGATTTAATCGTACTGTCTTGTACTACTCTTCATAACTTACTTCGGATCAGGAAACGTGCTGATCTACAACTGTTTGCTGACGAAGAAGACAACAATCATAATTTAATAGAGGGACAATGGCGACAAGGTGCGCAACTTACCGACGGAGACCCAGGGTATCAGAGAAATTTTGGTAACGCTGCTGGAATTGATCAAAGGAACTATCTTAAAAATTACTTCAACTCGGAAGCAGGCGCCGTAGATTGGCAAGAGAACATGATTTGACTGGTTCAGAaacattgattgttttgaatgcaTCAGTATTGTGTTAATTGatgtaatgtttaaaaataaaaatttagataTAGATAGGACTATAAAAAATCTCAGAATGAGGTTCTATCATAATGAATAATTCACTCCAACTTTGTTTGACATACACTTTATAATACAAATTTGTTGCAATACTAGTACTTGGAATGGTATTTAAGGGATAGAATATGAGTGAAgacggggaatgtgtcaaagaggcaacGACCCAACACGCGCAAAAAGAATAGGTTGAGTTTAAACACAAACTTTGATAAGCATCAATAAATGAGTTTCAGaatgattttgacatttaagcTAAACGACGGTTGTCACACTTGAAGCAGGAGCTGCTAACCCTTCCAGGGTACTTGAGTTCaccacattttgtttttgtttggggTCCATGttgctttgtttttagtttttgttatgTTGTTATTTGTGTTGCCTGTTGTGtatttgccatggcattgtcttctTTGTGGTTTATGATTATTGATTGCTCCTTAGTGTGTTCGAATTTGATTTACAACTAAATGTACATTGAAAAGGGCACAGGCGCCAAGTAATGGCAAAAGATTCCGTTTGCATATTACACTTTTCAGCGATGtcattttttattggttttgtttaaaaattttggttcctaaaataaacaacataaacaaatgtgGATTAACCTATTTCTTTTCATTCTCAAAAAAAGCTACAAATTTTCTACAATCTACAAATAGTTATACATTTAAAGGTTCTCTATTCAAGATTTTCCTAAATCTtttctaaatgaaaataaacagtcATTCACGTCGAAGATCTATATGAAAGGTGTTTCTGGGTTTATTGTCTCATAAGCATCCGTCAGTACTGATGTTGTATCTGTCGCAGTTGATTCAATAGCACTTGGTGTCTGACTTGTAGTGTGAGTTGAGTATACTGTCTGTTGCTGTTGACCCATTAAGATAGGTTGCAAGTTAGTCGGTTGCAGTTCTGCCCATTGGTATCGACCATATTGTTGAAGGACGTCAGCTGGCGGATTCGAAGCTGCTAAGTTGCGTGCAATGATATAGTCGCGATCAGTAGACATTTGTTGCGGCTGACGATGCCTGAACGACATGGATGATGTTGTCGGTCTAATTGAAGGCCTGTTATTTCCTACTGTAGTTTGCTGTTGAGGTTGTAATTGGGTAAATTGAGGTAATGTTTGGCGATTTACTTGCTGGGAAGGGTCTGTGAATGTAGATGAAAGCTGGGATGGCTGTTTAAAATCATCCCTTGGCGGTTGTTGTGTTTGACGCTGTTCCTGTTTAGACTGTTTAACATACTCCATTGCCTTGAAGATAGTTTCATTCGTAAAATCCTCCAGACAGGAAGGGGTCATCTTTGCCATTAGCGTACTAAGGAAATCGCAGGTCTTCTCTATGTCACTCTTTGGGACTGCTAACTGCTGAGAAACTTTTTCTAGGCAGTCAGATATCTTTGTTGTAGTTGACGATGTTGTCACTGACTGTGGTGTACTTTCCATGGTCGTTATTGATGGAACTGATGACTCACTGCAGTCTGAGTACCGGTCAGGTTTCTTGATCTGTGACCCCTTGGTTCCTCTTGCCTGACAGACAAAGGGTTTTACAAACTCGAATTTCTCCAACAACCAGCTAGTTCTAGATGTTAGCAAACCATCTCCGACACCGGCTCCGGATCGTGTGgtgttttctcttttctttactTCTTTCACATACGTGGTTCTTAAGGACGTATACCATCTTTGAAGATCACCGGGATTCAACTTCATCCTCTGTTCCATTTCATGCCATGTTCGCTCTTTTTTATCGCGATTTTTGAAATCAATACTTGTCTTGTCGTATAGAAAACGATTTGACTTTAACCACTCAATTACTTCGTCTTCCTCTTCGATCGTCAGTATTCTCGCACTTTTAGTTTTGGGTTTATTCTTCTTGCGAGTCTGAAAATACACAATGTCCATTTTCGTGATAACTATCAACGACTTTACTATAAAATACactcataaatatttttataatgaccGGTCTTTCAAGAAGTTCATATGCTGATTGCAATTGTTTGAAAAGTATCATAAACattgttatcttttttaattacatttttgcCAATACGTTCAACAACAGTTATACACTGGCCTCTGGATATAGATTCCgtgttataattattttaactttaatcTTATTATATTGCTATTCTGTCCAACTAATCTGATTTAAATAATGCAGATTTTCTTTGCATGTATCgtattttgatgatttatttgaataaaatgcaGTTCCTCAATTGCCAATTTCACTAAATATCTGTCTATGAAActcatacattttttatgtgCTTTATAAAGGTGATTTTCAAAGACATTGAATAAGCAAATCTCACTTACTGCTGCACTGGTTGTGGCAGTGGCTATCAAATCGTCCTCATCTGAGGCAAAGTTTGAGCCGGCTGTATCAACATTGTCAGTATCTGAAAGTTGCTGCTCAGGATATTCGATACCAACGGTTGGTGGGTTTACCTCTGGTGGTGGTAATTCGGCGGGGTTTGGTGTTTCGGGGGATGGTGGTGGTGGTGTAGGGGATCTAGGTGAAGCAGGATTTGTCTTCCTTTTCCTTGCAGCAGGTCTTCTCTTTGGAGCCATGATCCAATAGTAAAATGCGACTTCCTTCTTCCACGATTTTATAACAACTGAAACGAACtattagaataaaaacaaaaccccAATTTTATCGTCAaatcatttgttaaatattccTATTTGTAAAACATTCGCAAAGCACTCGCAAAGCAGTCGCAAAGTATTCGTATACATTCGTAAAGCAATCGGATATATTCGTAAAGCACTAGCGTGTATTCGTATCAATTCGTTAATCCATCGCAAAGCGATCGTAAACTGCTCGCAACTATTCGTAAATGAATCGTTAAACATTCTTAAATCAAACTGTTCACGATTTCTTGCGAATGATTTACGAGTTGTTGCGATCGGTTAACGATGCATTAACGAATTGTTGCGAGTGATTTGCGAGCTCTTTACGAATGAAATGATTCGTGGACATTCGTGTAAAATTTTTGGCATGtccaaaaatttccaaataGTTTTACGAATCGATACGATTGTCTGCGAATGTCTACGATTTGTTTAAGAGTGGTTTACGATTGCTTGCGAGTGATTTACGATTGCTTGCGAGTGGTTTACGATTGCTTGCGAATGCTtgcatttgataaaacaaacaacattcgTAAGGAATCGTAAGACACATTCGTGTATGTGAAGGGGGTATAACTCTAGtttgatgggatagatgcgttacacataatttttgaattatttagtgaaagaacatcatctatatagcggaaagtagagttaaaggatattgttaactttttatctttcttcctaagaagttcctgcatgaagtcagcctcataatgaTAAAAAACCAAGTCGGAAattagaggggcacagtttgttcccattggaatgccaacattctgttgaaaaacacgtcctccgaacgtaacaaatatgttgccaataaaaaaatcaagcatcttgataatatcagaaTCAGAaagatcctttacaaagtaggatttatcttCCTCCCTAAGAcaacttcttttttatgaagcaaagcaataccaactctttcaatttgtcttttagtttggaatgtggaatacttgtgtaaagagtagaaaagtcaaatgttttaatactattacaagatTAAAGAGAGTTTGTTTCaacatttaatataatatatgctGATGAACTGTATTCCCCGAGGGTTTTATAGgtccagtagtcagtacttatATACTGTCATGGAAATATGGATAATGCTTGTTTGAAATTCGCTATTATAtcattttggaaataattttgcttttgacTTAGGGAATGTATTTCCTAGTGCAAACGATCTTGTTCGAAATTGGCTATTCTTAAAGCTTGATTTCGTGTGTTTTTAAGGTTAACAGTAGTTTTGGAGTTTTGAATAATATGGCATCGAGCATCACTAAAGATACGGAAACGTTAgttgtcgaaatgtgcatctaCTACAGTGAATTGATGCCGTTATAAAATTACGCCCAATGGTCAAGCTGTTAGGTCTCGATGATATCAGCAGCCTGAAAGATATTTCTTCTGCACTCTGATGAAAAATCAAGGCGACAGTAGTTTATCGATGTTTAAATCTCAGTTTGTAAGGAA is a genomic window of Mytilus trossulus isolate FHL-02 chromosome 1, PNRI_Mtr1.1.1.hap1, whole genome shotgun sequence containing:
- the LOC134710679 gene encoding uncharacterized protein LOC134710679, with the protein product MFIIKKCYIFIILKHCESIRVHVCGFEEKFEVFRDSLKSIIADRNANNDKLKLLSNEIHGLGIKSKSKLRKLEHELSTYNVALEKSLDKIERYRNMLSSKKGNLKESLNEAASHAKGDKTQASKTKMYRNLVPRFLVPDNPYNIGFTAVIGTHKEHLAIHQTIIFENVQTNEGFGYNSSSGVFKASVSGLYYFSVVIMSHATEDIETEIVKNGFPIASTYSGDSTTWNAGTQSTVLHLNVGDSVYIRIYNNPTVNDGNVRVFGYGWSSFSGVRISH
- the LOC134699716 gene encoding uncharacterized protein LOC134699716 gives rise to the protein MSYERNKLLLFHNFLRLLLPLAQRAEEENQQLFPLCFRRRRRRTQRRFWCRPWLIRRTLFGQYDQLLHELNREDASGYRNFLRVDADLFGEILDRITPAIRKSSTSFREPLEPGLKLAVTLRHLATGSTYADLMYAFRVARNSISLFVPKVCEAIYLAYKDEVMPDEITTEDWMRIASDFERIWNLPHACGALDGKHIRIRKPPNSGSLFFNYKHFFSTVMMALVDADYKFIWLSVGSYGSASDSQIFRDSELRPMLENGTLDLPPPSPLPNGETDIPYFLIGDDAFPLRSWMMKPYSRKRLDHDERIFNYRLSRARRIVENAFGILAMRFQILIGTMQQLPETVDLIVLSCTTLHNLLRIRKRADLQLFADEEDNNHNLIEGQWRQGAQLTDGDPGYQRNFGNAAGIDQRNYLKNYFNSEAGAVDWQENMI
- the LOC134699827 gene encoding uncharacterized protein LOC134699827, with product MAPKRRPAARKRKTNPASPRSPTPPPPSPETPNPAELPPPEVNPPTVGIEYPEQQLSDTDNVDTAGSNFASDEDDLIATATTSAATRKKNKPKTKSARILTIEEEDEVIEWLKSNRFLYDKTSIDFKNRDKKERTWHEMEQRMKLNPGDLQRWYTSLRTTYVKEVKKRENTTRSGAGVGDGLLTSRTSWLLEKFEFVKPFVCQARGTKGSQIKKPDRYSDCSESSVPSITTMESTPQSVTTSSTTTKISDCLEKVSQQLAVPKSDIEKTCDFLSTLMAKMTPSCLEDFTNETIFKAMEYVKQSKQEQRQTQQPPRDDFKQPSQLSSTFTDPSQQVNRQTLPQFTQLQPQQQTTVGNNRPSIRPTTSSMSFRHRQPQQMSTDRDYIIARNLAASNPPADVLQQYGRYQWAELQPTNLQPILMGQQQQTVYSTHTTSQTPSAIESTATDTTSVLTDAYETINPETPFI